Proteins from a genomic interval of Rhizobium etli CFN 42:
- a CDS encoding nuclear transport factor 2 family protein: MNDMRTKQQTVRDLYAAYLEDRKDIVGAMLTEDFTFSSPRDDHIDRATYFERCWPKEPFFRAIDIEFLAVDGDEAAVRYRAEKLDGGSFGNMESLRFRGDRIASVEVYFGRTL; encoded by the coding sequence ATGAACGATATGCGCACGAAGCAGCAGACCGTCCGTGATCTCTACGCCGCCTATCTCGAAGACCGCAAGGATATTGTCGGTGCCATGCTGACGGAAGACTTTACCTTCTCCAGCCCGCGCGACGATCATATCGACCGCGCGACCTATTTCGAGCGCTGCTGGCCGAAGGAGCCGTTCTTCCGCGCTATTGATATCGAATTCCTGGCGGTCGACGGCGATGAAGCTGCTGTCCGCTACCGCGCCGAAAAACTCGACGGCGGCAGCTTCGGCAATATGGAGAGCCTTCGTTTCCGGGGCGACAGAATTGCTTCGGTGGAGGTCTATTTCGGACGAACTCTGTAG
- a CDS encoding sulfite exporter TauE/SafE family protein — translation MTSDIFFFIAVGFCAQIVDGALGMAFGVLSTTSLLAFGVPAANASAMTHVTEMFTTAASGISHAYHRNVDWRLVARLAPAGMIGGAIGAYLLANIDGKVVEPFVSAYLIAIGLLILFKAFRPRPTREVRDWIVPPVGFFGGLLDAIGGGGWGPVVTSTLVGRGHDLKRVIGSTNFTEFAVTLTISLTFILTLGWSELNSAIGLIIGGVIAAPFGAMLVKRLPVRALMVAVSMVIITTSALRIF, via the coding sequence ATGACATCGGATATCTTCTTCTTCATCGCCGTCGGCTTCTGCGCGCAGATCGTCGACGGCGCGCTCGGCATGGCCTTCGGAGTGCTGTCGACGACGAGCCTGCTGGCCTTCGGAGTGCCGGCGGCCAATGCCAGCGCGATGACGCATGTGACGGAAATGTTCACGACGGCGGCATCTGGCATTTCGCATGCCTATCATCGCAATGTCGACTGGCGGCTGGTGGCGCGGTTGGCGCCTGCCGGCATGATCGGCGGGGCGATCGGCGCCTATCTGCTGGCCAATATCGACGGCAAGGTGGTCGAGCCCTTCGTGTCGGCCTATCTGATCGCGATCGGTCTGCTGATCCTGTTCAAGGCCTTTCGGCCGCGGCCAACGCGCGAGGTACGCGACTGGATCGTGCCGCCCGTCGGCTTTTTCGGCGGCCTGCTCGATGCCATCGGCGGCGGCGGATGGGGGCCTGTCGTGACCAGCACGCTGGTCGGGCGCGGCCATGATCTGAAACGGGTGATCGGCTCGACCAATTTCACCGAATTTGCGGTAACGCTGACGATTTCGCTGACCTTCATCCTGACGCTCGGCTGGTCGGAGCTCAATTCGGCGATCGGCCTGATCATCGGCGGCGTCATCGCCGCCCCTTTCGGCGCCATGCTCGTCAAGCGGCTGCCGGTACGGGCGCTGATGGTGGCAGTCTCGATGGTCATCATCACGACGTCGGCGCTGCGGATCTTCTAA
- a CDS encoding class I SAM-dependent methyltransferase produces MSELGNRAKDQKKIYQRWAPVYDRVYRGILRDGHRKLAGLAAAAGTDILEIGTGTGLTLAHYPSRCRVTGIDISEHMIARAREKVRRENLRHVRALEVMDAHVLRFADKSFDVVCLPFVITLIPEPERALDECARVLRPGGEIILASKLGDGAGLQGAIEAAVAPLVRHIGWSSAFRIHRIVAWAERRGDFSTAEILPVFPNGFFKIVRLKQRGFSA; encoded by the coding sequence ATGTCGGAGCTTGGCAACAGGGCGAAAGATCAGAAGAAAATCTATCAGCGCTGGGCACCGGTCTATGATCGCGTCTATCGCGGCATCCTGCGCGACGGCCACCGCAAGCTTGCCGGGCTTGCCGCCGCGGCGGGCACCGATATTCTTGAAATCGGCACCGGCACCGGTCTGACGCTCGCCCACTATCCCAGCCGCTGCCGGGTGACCGGCATCGACATTTCCGAACATATGATCGCACGGGCGCGCGAAAAGGTGCGGCGCGAAAACCTTCGACATGTGCGGGCGCTCGAGGTGATGGATGCGCATGTCCTGCGCTTTGCCGACAAGTCTTTCGACGTGGTCTGCCTGCCCTTCGTCATCACGCTCATTCCCGAGCCCGAGCGGGCGCTGGACGAATGCGCCCGGGTGCTGCGGCCCGGCGGCGAGATCATCCTGGCCAGCAAGCTCGGCGACGGCGCCGGTCTGCAGGGCGCGATCGAGGCGGCGGTGGCGCCGCTGGTGCGCCACATCGGCTGGTCGTCCGCCTTCCGCATCCACCGCATCGTCGCCTGGGCCGAGCGCCGCGGCGATTTTTCAACGGCCGAAATTCTGCCGGTCTTTCCGAATGGTTTTTTCAAGATCGTCCGGCTGAAGCAGCGCGGTTTTTCGGCGTGA